The stretch of DNA GAGGGCCGAGGGCCGGCCTGGTCCTGAGGGGCATCCGCCTGAGGCTGGGCTTACAGCCCTGGTTGGAAAGTGGAGCCTGGGTGCACAGGGCGACCCACAGGGCAGTGACACCCACGTGTCTGAACTTGGCATGGGGGTGGACAGTCTCACACAGTCACACCTGTCCCTTTGCTGGGCCTGGTGAGGCACCTGCAGGCCTGCTCACGTCGATGCCCTTGGCTGCGAGCGCCACAGCACAGACCAACTGTGACCGGGTCTCCCCGTCCTGGGTCCGATCACGCAGACACCCTCTCATTGTTGTAAGCTTTtctgtgggaaggagaggggtcCAGGCCGAGGGGACCGATGCCTCTTTTGGGGACGGCCGATGGCTTGCCGTGGATTGCCACGTGTCTTCCTCCCAGAACAGCTTTCTGACGGGGGGCCTATATGGGCCCCCCACTTCCCTGGGGTTGCTTGGGCTCTGGCTCCTCTCCCATCTTCACTCCTCTGCCCGACACCCTCCGTCACCTCGCGGTGACCTGGCCATTCGCTCAGGCCGGTGCAGCGGTGCACAGAGTCTCTCGGAACACACCTTGCTCCTTCACGTGACCTGCGCAGCGTGTCCTGTCTGGGACCCAGAGACCGGACGGCGGTGTCAGTGAGACCCGAGTCTCCTGCTGATGTCTGTTTAATTCTCAcggaagtttttatttttttctcggGCTCTTCAAACTGCCACAAGTCCCGTCACCTAAAGCGCACCCGGCCGTTCGTGGCAGCCCCATGGTGTGTCTGGGGGAgcgcggagggagggagggtgcctCGGGGCTCGTCATGTGCGCTTCCCCCCTTCAGGTGGACGACAACGTCACCAGGCACCTGGACGCGGTCCTGAAGAGAGGGGACTGGGACGTGCTGGTCCTTCACTACCTGGGGCTGGACCACATCGGCCACGTCTCCGGGCCCCACAGCCCGCTGATCGGGCGCAAGCTCGGCGAGATGGACAGCATCCTGATGAGGATCCACACCTCGCTGCTCTCGCAGGTGAGCCGCGCTGCGGTGCGTCGTGGGGCATCCTAGTGCCCACGTACCCCGGAAGAACTGAAGTGGGAACGTGACGGTGGCCGCCCCGCGGGGCTCACCGGCACTGGCTCCATCTCCGCCGTCACCGTTTATCCGGCTCGTGTTTCTCAAACGCCTCCTGCGCCCCTGCCCGTCTGGGTCTCTGTGGAACGTACGCCGCAGCCACGGGGCAAACGAGTGCAGAGGTGTTCTGGAAGGTGCCACGGGAGAGCCCggccagggggtggggatggggttgTCAGCACTGTGGTCAGAGCAGACACGCGGGGTGTGAGCGGaggctggaagggaaggagggcggACAGGCCTTCCCCAGGCCAAGAGCCAGGGCGAGGCggggcctgtgggcagaggcTGTTGGCTGGAGCCgctgctggggcagggaggcggcCATGTGGGACAGAGGAGGACCCCGAGGCACGCAGAGGGATGTGCACGAGTGCTCGGCTCGGGAGGGGCAAAGAAGTCCGGACCCCGGGCCCTGAGAGGCCCTCGTCCCTGCCTGCTGTGCTGTGTGACCCTcgtgtgactgtgtgtgtttcATGTGTGATATGTGACAGCAACCCTTTGATCTGACTATAAGCTCGTAGGTAGAAAGGAAAAGTAACTAATTTAGAAAAAGCAGCTGTTCCTAAAGCTAAAATCTAAAGGTGATGTCTGAACAAGATGACGTGTTCTCAGTACGAACACAGTTGAACTGTCTTCCGTTGCTTTCTAGGAGAGAGAGACGTCTCCGCCCAGTTTGCTGGTCCTCTGTGGCGACCACGGCATGGCTGAGCGCGGCGGCCACGGGGCCTCTTCTGTGGAGGAAGTGAACACCGCTCTGCTCCTGATCAGCTCTGCTTTCGAAAGGAAACCCGGTGAGACGTTCGGGACGACTGACATGTTGGAACTGTGTTTTATTTCTGCCTGATGTAATTCGATTTTAACTTTAAAACCGTATTTGGAAGCTAAGTTTCAAACATCCTGCGTAACGGGAGGATGAAAACTGATGGGGCGGTTGGGGCTGGAAGGGGAGGTTTCCTGCTCTGACTCATACCACACAGACACCCCTGGTGGGAACGGCGCCACGTGCGTGCCGGGGCCCAGGACCTGGCGGCTCAGAGCCACGCGAGCCACGTGCGTGAACCGGAAGGGACGCAGGCACTTCAGCTCTGTGAGCAGCATCCATTGCTGGAACTGCAAGTCGACCGAATAGCCACGTCAGCAAGAGTCACAAGACCAGTCCCAGCAGGATTCACTGAGGGCCCGTCTGTCATCGCCGTCACACCCTGCTCTGCGCCCACGCACACGCCAGCcctccggcccccgcccccgccccggggcctgcTCGCTGACAGCTCGCTGTTGTTTCCTTAGACCCTGCGGCTTCTCCTCCTGGATCCTCAGCAGCGCCCAGCACTGCGGGAGCCTGCCTCCCCGTGAGGGGCACAGCACCCGCCAGAGCACCGGCCTCTCCACCCCGCCGTCCCCCGGCGCACCCCGGGCACAGCAGGGTCCGTGTGGCCACGGGGGGAGTGAGAGCCCCAGGCCCACACCCGCCTTCTCTCCCAGCCGTGCGTTCGTCCAGTGCGGGTCACTGAGCTCCTGCAGTGGACCGGCCTGTGTGGGAGGAGAAGAGGCAGCTGAGCTGGTGGGTCTGTGCTATCAGGGCCTGGGGCTGTCGTCTGCCTGAAACCTGCCTCTCGCAGCCCCTCTCGCTCGGAGGCCTGGCCTCGTCCCCACGGCCAGGAgggccccgggggctgctggGCGCCTGACCTCATCGGCGCCTGACCGCAGTGCCAGTGTTTGCTCCAGGGACGGCCGTCTCGTGGAGCCTGCTCGTGCTCACCGCGGGAGCCAGGGCCACTCCCTGCCAGTGCATGGGGAGATGGGCAGCACCCTCGGCACCGCTCCGGCACCGCATTACCTCGTCGGTGGCCACTCACCGCCTCCCACCAGCCCGGGGTGCCCACCCCCGCCCGGCCGTCTCTTTGCCTCTATTGGATTTAACTCCTCGGAGCACACGGCCTCGCGTGGCTGGACGCTGGCTCCAGGGCCCACACAGCGCTGCGTGCGCCCGGTCTCGCGCCCCTCTCTCGTTGCATGACCTTTGTCACCCGTCCGATCGTAAGGCGGCGGGCGCTTATTCCCACGCTTTGGCTTCACGTACGCGTTGGTGAACGTGTTTCCATGTAGATGTGTTCTCGCACGGCACCGTGTGTTCTCCAGCACAGCCTGGGCCACTTCCCTGCTCTGGGCCGTGGCTGCCAGACACACTTCTCTGTGGGGCGACTGACAGCGGAACCACGCCTGTAGTCCCGCACGCAGGGTCCTTGCGTGACCGGGGCCGGCGGTGGCCTTGCACTTCGGGGCCTTGGAACAACAGCTGGCCCAGCGCCCTTGGCCAGTCCCCAGGGGGGCTTTTTCTTTGGGGTTCGGTTTGTTTCAGGCCAATGCCCTTAACGTAAGAGAACGCTACAGGGGAAAATCAGTGACATCGGAGAGAAAACCTCTTTCCAAGTCTACCCAGGGGCTGTCAGAGGAGGGTCAGTCTAGAAGAGAGAGTAAATTTGAtccagttaaaaaagaaaaattctatatGACTGAAAAATACCACAGACAAGGCTGACCATCTACACACTCACACTGCAGTGTCTGTGAGACTCCCGCCAGGCCCGCCTCCCCAGTGGGCTCTCCTGgtggccccccagcccctgccagcctGCGCAGGAGCTCCTGGGGTacgggggctggggggccacTTCACAGGCAGGACGCTGGCTGTGTggggctgcttttttttttttttttttttttaagaatttatgtttacagaaacaggaaaggagggaggaatagagagagagaaacatcaatgtgtggttgcctctcgcatcccccctactggggacctggcccccaactcaggcctgtgtcctggctgggaatcgaaccggtgaccctttggttcgcagcactcagtccactgagccacaccagccagggctgcatggaCCTTCTTGTCTGAGGCCCTGCACTGGAgggtgcagagctggggctggagcccagtgTCCTGGGTCACACCCACCTCCTTGCAGGAGTCAGGAGGGTGGGGACAGCCAGCCGCTGCTGGTACTGGAAGCACTTCAGGCCggcagcaggcagggctggctccggGACACACTCTCCTCGTAgtggtccccccacccctgctcaggAGCCGTCGGGAAGTTGGTAGCTGCTCCGTGGGGCGGTGTGGACCACTCTGAGTCCCAAGGCCAGGGCCGCCAGAGACCAGCCCTCGCCCTTTTCAAGGGTTTGTTGACTTCGCTGAAGGGGCCCTCCATCAGGTGACCATCTGCTGGGCCGCCTGCTCGCCCTGTGCCACGCCACGCTACAGAGCTCACTCAGcagtgcgtgtgcgtgtgcgtgtgtgtgtgtgtgtgctggagcCCCCCAGGCATCGCATGCGGGCCTAGGGAAGGCAGCGCACCCCTCCCGGTGGGCGTTCAGTCAGGTGACGGGCATCAGACGGCCAGTGCGTTCCATGCGAACCCACGGGGGGTTCACAGAGACGGGCGCTGGGATCGATGTTCGTTGCAGAGGTCAGACCGGAGAACCGCTGCCATCCTGTGTGTCCCAGAACCTGTCACCCACACGGCTTCTTCTGCAGGTGACGTCAGGCGGCCACAGCACGTCCAACAGACAGACGTGGCCGCAACGCTCGCGATAGGGCTTGGTCTGCCGATTCCGAAACACAGCGTgggctgcctcctgctccctgtcGTGGCGGAGAGAGCGATGCGGGAGCAGCTGCGACTCCTGCATCTGAACGCAGTGCAGCTCTgcaggctgctgcaggagaacGTGCCTTCCTACGAGAGGGGTGAGTCAGGCCGCGCCCCCGCGCCTGGCGCAGTCCTGGCGCTGCTCTGCCGGCTCTGGCGGTTTGACCCCAACCCTCCTGAGCGGGTGTGTCTGTGtgaccctcctcttcccccagagCCTGGGTTTGAGCAGTTCCAGAAGTCAGAAAGGCTGCACGCCAACTGGGTTCGCCTGTACCTGGAGGACAGCCATGCCGACGTCCTCCTCAGCCTCGGGAGCAAGGTCCGCAGGCAGTACTCGGATGCCCTGAGGACCCTGAGCCTGGCCCTGAGCGCACAGGGCGCCCACTACGACGTCTACTCCATGCTGGTGGGGGCCGTCGTGGTGCTGGAGGTGCGTGCTCGCGTGGCCCATCCGTGGGACGCACGTGGTGACCGAGCCAGGGCGTTCCAGTGCACAGAGCGTGTAACGGCGTAGGGGTTTCCTGCGTGTtcccctgtgtccccagcacacGGTGGCAGGCGCCCATCCGGGTGGCGCCCGCAAGCCCCACAGTCGTGGACGTGCCCTGCTGTCCTGCCCCAGGTCCTTGCCCTGCTGCTGCTCAGCGTCCCCCAGGCGCTGGGCGCCACGGCCGAGCTGGACGTGCCCCTGTCGTCGCCCGTGTCCTGTCTGCTCTTCTACCTGACGCTGCTGCTGCTCGGGGCCGTGCACGTCATCGTCTGCACCTCAGCCGAGAGCTCCTGCTACTTCTGCAGCCTCGCGTGGCCGGCCGTGGCCACGGTGCTGGCACTCGCCTCGGCCCTGCTCTGCGCGGTCGcgtctgccctgaccaggacgcTTGTGGGTGGAGAGCTCCTGAGGAGGGTAAGACTGGTCCCCGCAGACGCGACACCGTCTCTCCACGTGGGCCGTTTTCGGTCAGTCGGCCACTCCCTGGCAGCACCGGCTGGTGAGGAAAGGCCTGTGGGGGCACCCTGTCCCCGAGTGCTGAGCTCCCAGGCCCCGCCTGCAGGCGGGGGAGCCAGCGCCTCCGGGCCTGTGACTGTCACCGGGGGCTGTGCAGAGCTGCGGGTCCCAGGTGGGCAAGCAGCTGGCTGGCAGGGAAGCTTTCTCGTCCAACGGCTCCAACGGCGATGGGGGTGTGGCCGGGGGAGGTAGGAAGAGGCTCAGCCCCATGTGGGTCCCGCCCTCCCCAGACCCCATTCTGCCTCCTGCGACACCACAGTGTCCTTTTCCAGCGCTCAGAGCCTTCGGCCTCTCGCCCACTGCTCCCCAGCCGGCTGTGCTGTCAGGGTCGCGAGggagaggtgggcaggtgggtggtcCCATCGCCCAGGGGACCCAGCACAgagctgctcccctccccagcccgccGTGTCTGAGGGAGCCACGTGGGGCCGTGAGGGCAGGCTCTCCCCGGGCCCTCACAGGCTCTCAGTGTCCATATACCGTCTCCCAGCTGGACGCACACAGAACCCGCTGGGGAGCTGCCCGGTGATGGTGGCTGAGTGCTCACCCTTCTTTCAGTTGGTGCATGTAAGGGACAGTGCTGTGATGCCAACTGTGTCATTTCAATAGAATTGACCGCTTTAGTGGAAACTTTCTGGGTTTCTGGAAAATTCATGGGACATCAGGGGTCTGGCTTGGTGGGAACTGCCCGGTAGCAGGGTCTGGCCGTGGCCCCCGACGGCTCGGGAGGATGGGCTCTCTGCACTCTGCGCCGCCAAGCGGTTCTGGTCTGAGCGTCCCCCATCTCGCTGCCACTCGGCCTCGGACGGGCAGTCCAGGGTGAGGACGGCCCGTGTCCCCCGAGGGTGCCCCCGTGGGCTGTGTTCCCTGACCCACCATGCGCAGCACGTGGCGCAGGATTCCTGCAGCGGCCGGGGTTTCCCCTCACGGAGCGCTCCTCCCTCCTCACAGAACCCGGCGCACTCTGGCCCCAGGTGGCCGGAGTTGGACCTCCTCCTCTTGCTGGGGACTCTGGGCCATGCCGCAAGCCTGGGCTCGAGCAGCTTCGTCGAGGAGGAGCACCAGACCTGGTACTTCCTCGTCAACACCCTGTGTCTGGCCCTGGGTCACGACATCTGCAGACGCTGCTTCCCAGGGGACGACGGTGACAGGGCAGAATGGCTCGCTGGTGCGGCCCCAACTCGGCCGGACAAGAGCCCTCGCCATGACGTGTTGGACCTGGACCAAAGACGCAAGGGCCGCTCCTCCTTGGACGCGCTCCGTGGCCCTGAGAAGTGGATGGTGCTGGCGAGCCCGTGGCTGGTGCTCAGCTGCTGCCGGCTGCTGCGGTCCCTGAACCACACGGGGGTGCAGTGGGCCCACCGCCCCGacctggggcactggctggccAGGTGAGAGTGCAGGCCACTCACAGCCTCCTTCTGCAAAAGGTGGGCCTGTTCTTCATGTTCAGGGTGCAAACGGCATTTGAGGTCGCAGGGAATGGGAGCATGCGCCCCGGGCCCTGAACTGACGTTGAAAGGGGGGCCTGCGTGAGGCTGCCCCGCTGCGCTCGGCTCTCACTGCCGAGTCCTTGCGATTGCTGGTGTCTGAAAACCCGTGAGCTGTCAGTGACCGCTGCGGCAGGGATGCCGGTCTGCCCCTCGCTGCCCTTCCCCGAGGACACTGCTGTCCTctcgtggggggcggggggctagCGGGGAGCTGCGCTGTCCACCCAGCTTGGCCCTGCCAGGTGTCCAGAGCCCGAGCACAGCAGCCCCTGGGACAGCACCACGACACActtgtttttctggaaaactgCCTCCATGCGGGGGGATTTGCCGGTTCCCACCGCAGAGACACCCCTGTGGGTGCAGGGGCACCTCCCCCAGCGGTGCCCCCAGCCCAGTTGGGGCATTCCTCCACATGCTGGGCCTGGCTCCCCTGTGTCACAAGTTGTTCGTGCCAGTTTGCAGAGGCAGCAGCAtgaccccaccccagccccctgacAGAGCTTGAGGGGCAGCCTGGTCCTTTTTTCAGTCGTGACACTGAACAACTCAGGGCAGAGCGTAAAATGTCCAGTTCAGTCCGCCCCAATGAAGGGACACCCACTTGACCACCCCTGAGAGCAAAGACCCAGCCGCAGTGTGGTCCCAGGCTGCCTGCTGTCCCTGGGACCTAGGTCCTGGCCGCAGCTGTGTCTGTCCTCAGCACTGCCCCAGGCACCTCACTCACATGTGCAGGTGCCTGGGCGGAGTGCCCACCTGGCCACTTCCAGCTGCTGCGTGTCTGGCTCTGTGAGCAGTCGGcggggccagccctgccccgggAGGAGGGTCACACCAGGAGGTACGTGTCCCCATGAGTGGGGTGCACCCTGGGAGGCACGTGGTTCGCCCTGCGCCTGCGCTGGGGGCAGTGTGGCCGTCCTGAGAAGGGGCGTGAGGCCCAGTGTTTCCCGTGCGTCCCTGCCCCGGGCGGGGCCAGGCTGCTGGTGGGGCCCTCGCGCGTGAAGCACGTGAACGGCCCTTCGTTTGTCACCTCGTGCAAACCTCGGTCTGGACTGAAGTCACCGAcggttttcttctttgcttttctgaGGAGCCAGCTGGTCTCAGGGCAGCTCTTAGAACGCCCCTGGGTGTGGATCCATGAGCCAGCAGTCTCACCTGTCGGTGATTCCTGGCACTTTCCGTCTCGTTTCAGCTCCCACCACAAAGCTGAGCTCTCCGTGCTGGCCGCCCTGTGCCTCCTGGCGATCTTCATGCTGGCTCACCGGCGCTGCTCCCCAGTGTCCAGGGTGGCCATGGCACTCGGCCTGCTGGGCGTCTACTGCTACCGGGCGGCCACTGGCCACCTGCTGCTGCCGTGGCAACGAGAGAGCAAGGGCATTTCCAAGTACGTGGACCAGCAGACCCGAGGGCTGTGCCTAGGCCTGTCCCCGCCCCGTGCACTGAAACGGGCCGTGCTGCCTGGGGGAGGCGCAGCCCGTGGTCCGGGAGTGGGTCCCGCCGGCAGGGAGTGGGGCACGCCTCAGTGAAGGGCTCCGTTTCCCTGCTTGCTCTGGCTGGAGAGAGACGGGGACCTCGGGAGGAAGATGTgtggggtttattttttaaacaaagcagttttaaagataaggaaCGTATGCCGTGGTTTCTTTTCAGATTGTATAAACCTTTTACCTTTTACTAGAACAAGGAACCTAAAGGATTCCAGTTTGTTTGGTCAGGAAGCTACGAGACGGCAGCACGTGGGTGCTGCCGGGCAGTTGGCAAGTGCAGCACAGAGCGAGCTGTCCAGAGC from Phyllostomus discolor isolate MPI-MPIP mPhyDis1 chromosome 1, mPhyDis1.pri.v3, whole genome shotgun sequence encodes:
- the PIGG gene encoding GPI ethanolamine phosphate transferase 2 isoform X1 is translated as MRLGSGTFAAGCVVIEVLGVALFLRGFFPAPVRSFSGPEHHAETPAPEPSAGATSNWTNRPPPLFSKVVIMLIDGLRDDFVFGSKGVKFMPYTTYLVEKGASHSFVAEAKPPTVTMPRIKALMTGSLPGFIDVVRNLNSPALLEDNVITQAWASGRRIIFYGDETWVKLFPRHFVEYDGTTSFFVSDYTEVDDNVTRHLDAVLKRGDWDVLVLHYLGLDHIGHVSGPHSPLIGRKLGEMDSILMRIHTSLLSQERETSPPSLLVLCGDHGMAERGGHGASSVEEVNTALLLISSAFERKPGDVRRPQHVQQTDVAATLAIGLGLPIPKHSVGCLLLPVVAERAMREQLRLLHLNAVQLCRLLQENVPSYEREPGFEQFQKSERLHANWVRLYLEDSHADVLLSLGSKVRRQYSDALRTLSLALSAQGAHYDVYSMLVGAVVVLEVLALLLLSVPQALGATAELDVPLSSPVSCLLFYLTLLLLGAVHVIVCTSAESSCYFCSLAWPAVATVLALASALLCAVASALTRTLVGGELLRRNPAHSGPRWPELDLLLLLGTLGHAASLGSSSFVEEEHQTWYFLVNTLCLALGHDICRRCFPGDDGDRAEWLAGAAPTRPDKSPRHDVLDLDQRRKGRSSLDALRGPEKWMVLASPWLVLSCCRLLRSLNHTGVQWAHRPDLGHWLASSHHKAELSVLAALCLLAIFMLAHRRCSPVSRVAMALGLLGVYCYRAATGHLLLPWQRESKGISKGIVEARFVYVFVLGLLFMGTKDLLKSRVIAADHTHQPTGLRDLHGGLVLLAALLVRPHNLPVLLCSLLVQAVMTRFVWRPLRHSAAEVTAMHYWFGQAFFYFQGNSNNIATVDISAGFVGLNTYMEVPAMFLTAFSTYAGPVLWASHLVNFLSSDTRSGTAPRGPWRPDKAAPAFASRARTGAPRPPFEETICPEDLQRPFRGSRHICVGLTRTAAAAGRSRFLRVSAGFTAADEPPGPAPHPPRQDSQNSRESALPFPLVPHRF
- the PIGG gene encoding GPI ethanolamine phosphate transferase 2 isoform X2, translated to MRLGSGTFAAGCVVIEVLGVALFLRGFFPAPVRSFSGPEHHAETPAPEPSAGATSNWTNRPPPLFSKVVIMLIDGLRDDFVFGSKGVKFMPYTTYLVEKGASHSFVAEAKPPTVTMPRIKALMTGSLPGFIDVVRNLNSPALLEDNVITQAWASGRRIIFYGDETWVKLFPRHFVEYDGTTSFFVSDYTEVDDNVTRHLDAVLKRGDWDVLVLHYLGLDHIGHVSGPHSPLIGRKLGEMDSILMRIHTSLLSQERETSPPSLLVLCGDHGMAERGGHGASSVEEVNTALLLISSAFERKPGDVRRPQHVQQTDVAATLAIGLGLPIPKHSVGCLLLPVVAERAMREQLRLLHLNAVQLCRLLQENVPSYEREPGFEQFQKSERLHANWVRLYLEDSHADVLLSLGSKVRRQYSDALRTLSLALSAQGAHYDVYSMLVGAVVVLEVLALLLLSVPQALGATAELDVPLSSPVSCLLFYLTLLLLGAVHVIVCTSAESSCYFCSLAWPAVATVLALASALLCAVASALTRTLVGGELLRRNPAHSGPRWPELDLLLLLGTLGHAASLGSSSFVEEEHQTWYFLVNTLCLALGHDICRRCFPGDDGDRAEWLAGAAPTRPDKSPRHDVLDLDQRRKGRSSLDALRGPEKWMVLASPWLVLSCCRLLRSLNHTGVQWAHRPDLGHWLASSHHKAELSVLAALCLLAIFMLAHRRCSPVSRVAMALGLLGVYCYRAATGHLLLPWQRESKGISKGIVEARFVYVFVLGLLFMGTKDLLKSRVIAADHTHQPTGLRDLHGGLVLLAALLVRPHNLPVLLCSLLVQAVMTRFVWRPLRHSAAEVTAMHYWFGQAFFYFQGNSNNIATVDISAGFVGLNTYMEVPAMFLTAFSTYAGPVLWASHLVNFLSSDTRSGSALRHACFCYALLCSLPVSAYILLVTSLRYHLFIWSVFSPKLLYEGMHLLLTAAVCLSFVASDRSHAKS